One part of the Aspergillus fumigatus Af293 chromosome 7, whole genome shotgun sequence genome encodes these proteins:
- a CDS encoding putative YT521-B-like splicing factor codes for MDNAPSEQSNQSGGVSNGRRISSKERFGYSRAQQSLSDTGTFRPNPPRSENIDKHPESHGCGAPPSAMNMGDMRSTLPDYNQPHMQSSYVPAAIHPHGVLYPLQPLPSFADTTSGRTVSYNAHCSQMYIPFAQQPQHQPQSTSLQPGIPDHQLFVPNMTTPSNVPFSNQNVVFGLGYYPQHVYTAAVGHTPCPSGPSMYLPPGSPYHSTLGPAAQVPSNLPREGRKKPPTANYDISKTIVDGSTPMRATTAQNTSTDLSLPPGVSGSATPWGPPRKPKQSGHALWVGNLPAGTNVVDLKDHFSQDATKDIQSVFLISKSNCAFINYKTESACVAALSRFHDSRFHGVRLVCRLRRGLPSPGKTLNIGSSASSTSSPGHERSGSKLLDPNPEIEEDLETRPVHSRHANLRLPNRYFIVKSLTVGDLESSRQSGIWATQSHNEDNLNRAYETACNVYLIFSANKSGEYYGYARMMSPIKEDETLALEMPVRPDHGPPEPVELHVVPTQATATAPTGRIIDDSARGTIFWEADSSEDDDDDDKEDDDRDRDSGGGGAGGDDDNSVKKEEGKEDEGSNADETGSGKGRNAADLVEEAAESGFQSIGRPFRVQWLSTARVPFHRTRGLRNPWNANREVKIARDGTEIEPSVGERLIRLFHTQPPTHGFPVYHTSLPN; via the exons ATGGATAATGCTCCTTCAGAGCAATCCAACCAATCTGGGGGGGTATCAAACGGCAGACGTATCTCCTCAAAGGAGCGATTCGGCTACTCAAGAGCTCAACAATCACTGTCCG ATACAGGCACTTTTCGCCCGAATCCCCCGCGATCTGAGAATATTGACAAGCACCCGGAATCGCATGGCTGTGGAGCACCTCCGTCGGCCATGAACATGGGCGATATGAGGTCCACGCTACCGGACTACAATCAGCCTCATATGCAATCATCTTACGTCCCTGCTGCGATTCACCCCCATGGCGTTTTATATCCTTTGCAACCATTACCCTCATTTGCCGACACCACATCGGGCAGGACTGTTTCTTATAATGCTCACTGTTCCCAAATGTACATACCTTTCGCTCAGCAGCCGCAGCATCAACCCCAGAGTACTTCTCTCCAGCCTGGCATTCCCGATCATCAGCTGTTCGTGCCAAACATGACCACACCCTCCAACGTCCCTTTCTCAAACCAGAACGTTGTTTTTGGACTTGGTTATTATCCTCAACATGTCTATACAGCGGCGGTTGGACACACTCCATGTCCTTCGGGCCCCTCGATGTACTTGCCTCCTGGTAGTCCATATCACAGCACATTAGGGCCAGCTGCTCAAGTGCCCTCCAACTTGCCAAGAGAAGGCCGGAAAAAGCCCCCCACAGCGAATTACGATATTTCCAAAACCATCGTTGACGGCTCGACACCAATGAGAGCGACAACCGCCCAGAATACCTCAACAG ACTTGTCTCTACCTCCAGGCGTGTCAGGCTCCGCTACGCCTTGGGGGCCCCCTCGGAAGCCCAAGCAGTCCGGCCATGCTCTTTGGGTCGGGAATCTTCCTGCGGGGACAAACGTCGTGGATCTCAAGGATCACTTCTCTCAAGACGCTACGAAGGACATCCAAAGTGTATTTCTCATATCGAAGAGCAATTGCGCCTTCATCAATTACAAAACAGAATCTGCATGCGTCGCAGCCCTGTCTCGATTTCATGACTCCAGGTTTCACGGGGTGAGACTCGTTTGCCGCCTTCGGCGAGGGTTACCCTCGCCAGGGAAGACCCTCAATATCggctcctcggcctcctcgaccagctcGCCTGGGCATGAACGCAGTGGCTCGAAGCTGTTAGACCCCAACCcagagattgaagaagatttgGAGACGCGTCCTGTCCATAGCAGGCACGCAAATCTAAGGCTACCTAACAGATACTTCATAGTCAAAAGTCTCACGGTTGGCGACTTGGAATCAAGTAGACAAAGCGGAATTTGGGCAACCCAAAGCCATAACGAGGATAATCTCAATCGGGCTTATGAA ACTGCCTGTAATGTTTATTTGATTTTCTCCGCCAACAAGTCCGGGGAGTACTATGGATATGCTCGCATGATGTCGCctatcaaggaagatgaaacCCTAGCCCTGGAGATGCCTGTGCGACCTGACCATGGTCCTCCTGAGCCGGTGGAATTGCACGTGGTTCCAACTCAGGCTACAGCCACGGCGCCAACGGGACGAATTATAGATGACTCTGCGCGGGGAACTATATTCTGGGAAGCGGATTCatccgaggatgatgacgatgatgataaggaagatgatgatcgTGATCGTGATAGTGGAGgcggtggtgctggtggtgacgATGACAATAGCGTGAAAaaggaggaaggcaaggaggatgagggtaGTAATGCGGACGAGACTGGGAGTGGAAAGGGAAGGAACGCTGCTGACTTAGTCGAAGAAGCTGCCGAGTCGGGATTCCAATCGATAGGAAGGCCGTTCCGGGTCCAATGGCTTTCAACAGCACGGGTCCCGTTCCACCGCACTCGAGGTCTTCGCAATCCGTGGAATGCAAACCGCGAAGTCAAGATTGCCCGAGACGGCACTGAAATCGAGCCGAGTGTCGGGGAGAGGCTGATTCGGTTATTCCACACGCAACCCCCAACCCATGGGTTTCCGGTATATCACACTTCGCTACCCAACTGA